Proteins co-encoded in one Oncorhynchus masou masou isolate Uvic2021 chromosome 22, UVic_Omas_1.1, whole genome shotgun sequence genomic window:
- the LOC135509393 gene encoding transmembrane protein 170A-like: MHNGYNEIGFVQQILSLNLVPRKNGTNRGNDTSLSDFSEMWYGVFLWAAVSSLVFHLPAALLALATLRQHKMARFMPIAILLMGIVGLVCGGVLTSAAIAGVYKAAGKRMISLEALVFGVGQSFCVLIISFLRVLATL, from the exons ATGCATAACGGATATAACGAGATTGGGTTTGTTCAGCAAATTCTTAGCTTGAATTTGGTCCCAAGGAAAAATGGCACCAATCGAGGCAACGACACATCGCTTAGCGACTTCTCAG AGATGTGGTATGGAGTCTTCTTGTGGGCTGCTGTCTCTTCACTGGTGTTCCACCTCCCCGCTGCTCTCCTGGCCCTCGCCACCCTGCGACAACACAAGATGGCCCGCTTCATGCCCATCGCCATCCTACTGATGGGCATCGTGGGCCTTGTGTGTGGTGGAGTCCTTACCA GTGCTGCCATAGCTGGGGTTTACAAAGCAGCAGGGAAGAGGATGATCTCCTTGGAGGCCTTGGTGTTTGGAGTGGGCCAGTCCTTCTGTGTTCTCATTATATCCTTCCTCAGAGTCCTAGCTACACTCTAG